One window from the genome of Anolis sagrei isolate rAnoSag1 chromosome 4, rAnoSag1.mat, whole genome shotgun sequence encodes:
- the CIMIP3 gene encoding putative uncharacterized protein CIMIP3: MMSQKKKPAKASAGGHSQFPVALGYKMEQALVSEYVPVVLHPGGYKSESLNFAFYNPNYTNSYNPFYTLQKPTCGYRYCRDTDHRRKVLDVERVDLPKWRKIVVKKPGVSSTGSKH; this comes from the coding sequence ATGATGTCACAGAAGAAGAAACCAGCCAAAGCATCGGCTGGTGGGCACAGCCAATTTCCAGTTGCTCTGGGTTACAAGATGGAGCAGGCTTTAGTTTCAGAATATGTCCCCGTTGTCCTACACCCTGGGGGATACAAATCTGAGTCTCTCAACTTTGCTTTCTACAACCCCAACTATACCAATTCATACAATCCATTTTACACCTTACAGAAACCAACCTGTGGTTATCGATATTGCCGAGACACAGACCACAGAAGGAAGGTATTAGATGTAGAAAGGGTAGATCTCCCAAAATGGAGAAAAATCGTGGTGAAGAAGCCAGGTGTGTCTTCTACAGGCTCAAAACACTGA